The Dehalococcoidia bacterium DNA window GATCTGCTGCGGCCCGGTGAAAACAGCTACCTCGCCGCCGTCTGCCGCCACGAAGAGACGCTCGCCCTTGCGTATGTCGACGTGACCACGGGCGAGTTCGCCGCCACGCAGTTCGCGGGCGAGCGGGCCGAGGCCGCGCTGGAGGCGGAGCTGGCGCGCGTGGCGCCGGCCGAGTGCCTGCTGGCGATGGGCGAAGGGCTGCCGCACGCCGGCACGGCCACGCGGCTCGAAGCGCGTCTGTTCGAGCCAGAGGCCGCGGCCGAGACGCTGAAGCGCGCGCTCAAGGTCGCGTCGCTCGAAGCCTTCGGCTGCGCCGGGGCGCCCGCGGTTGCCGGCGCGGCCGGCGCGATCGTCGCCTACCTGCAGCAGACCAACCCCGACCTGCTCGGTCTGCTGGACGGCTTCCGCACCTACACCGCCGCACGTTACCTGGCGCTGGATCCGCAGAGCCGACGCAATTTAGACCTGCTGCGTAGCGCCCGCAGCGGCGCCGCCCGCGGCGGTCTCGCCGCCGTGCTCGATCGCACGCGCACGGCGATGGGCGGGCGGCTGCTGCGTCGGGTGCTCGGCCAGCCGCTGCTCGACGTGACCGAGATCCAGGCGAGGCTCGACGCCGTGGCCGCGCTGGTGAGCGACGCGCCCCGCCGCCGCCGGCTCGGCGGCCCGCTCGACCGGCTGGCGGACGTCGAGCGGCTCACCGGGCGCGTCTGCGAAGGCACAGCCGGCGCCCGTGACCTGCACGGCCTCGCCGCCGTGCTGCGGCGCGCCCCGGCCCTGCGCGAGGAACTGACGCCGCTGGCCGCACTCGCCCCCGTTGCTGCCGAGCTGGACGGCGTGCCTGAAGCCGTGGCGATGATCGAGCGCGGCGTGGCGGACGCGGACGGCCGGCTGATCCGCCGCGGCTACGACGAACGGCTGGACGGGCTGCTCGGCTCCGTGGACGGCGCCCAGCGCACGCTGCTGGAGCTGGAGCGGCGCGAGCGCGAACGCAGCGGCATCCGCTCGCTCAAGGTCGGCTACACCAAGGTCTTCGGCTATTACATCGAGGTCACGCGGCCGAACCTGGCGCACGTGCCGAAGGAATACCGGCACAAGCAGACGCTCGCCAACGCGGAGCGCTTCACCACGCCAGAGCTGCGCGAGTGCGAGAGCCAGATCCTGCACTCCGAAGAGAACGCGGCGGCGCTCGAACAGGAGTTGTTCGCCGGGCTGCTGCGCGAGCTCGCCGGGCAGCGCACACGCCTGCTGCGCACGGCGGGCGCCCTGGCGCAGCTCGATGTCTATCTCGCGCTGGCCGAGACGGCCGTGGCGCACGGCTGGACACGGCCCGCACTGGACGAGTCGCTGCGGCTGGAGATCAACGGCGGCCGTCACCCCGTGGTCGAGGAGCGGCTGCCGCCGGGCGAGTTCATTCCCAACGACTGCGCCCTCGATGCCGGCGACGACGGCTGCCAGATCGCGCTGATCACCGGGCCGAACATGGCCGGCAAATCGACGTACCTGCGCCAGATCGCGCTCTGCACGGTGCTGGCGCAGATCGGCAGCTTTGTGCCGGCCGCGGCGGCGCGTATCGGCGTCGTCGATCGCATCTTCACCCGCATCGGCGCCCAGGACGACATCAGCGCCGGCCAGAGCACCTTTCTGGTCGAGATGATCGAGACGGCGACGATCCTGCGTCACGCCACGCGCCGCAGCCTGGTGCTGCTGGACGAGGTCGGCCGCGGCACCGGCACGCAGGACGGCATGGCAATCGCGCAGGCGGTGGTCGAGTATTTGCACCACTACGTCGGCGCCCGCACCCTGTTCGCCACGCATTTCCACGAGCTGGCCTTGCTCGAGCGCACCCTGCCGCGGCTGCGCCCGTTCAACGTCGCGGCGATCGAGGAGGCGGGCCGCCTCGTCTTCCTGCATCGGGTGCGGCCGGGCGGCAGCGACCGCAGCTACGGCGTGCACGTAGCGCGGCTGGCCGGCATCCCGCCGCTGGTCGCCGCCCGCGCCGAGGAGCTGTTGCGAGGGAACAGGGAACTTGGAGGGGACCGGGAACAGGGAACAGGGAAGCGGAGCACCGACGCCGACGCGCTGCTGACGGAGCTGGCGGCGCTCGACGTGCTGCGCATCTCGCCGCTGGAGGCGGCCGCTCGCTTGCAAGAGCTGCAGGAGCGTGCGGCGCTACAGCTACACTCCCGGGATACTCCCGCGGGTCAGGGCGAGCCGGCTCCCGCCGCTGCCCGCGGCTGACGTCGCCGAAACCACTGTTCCCTGTTCCCTGTTCCCTTACCTGTACCCTGTCACCAGGAACCTGTCACCCGACTCAGGCGCCGCCCGCCGATCGCGGCGCAGGCAGACGAGAAAGACCACAAGCTGCGCCGGCGGTAGCAACCCGACGAGCGCGAACAGCGCCGCATAGCCGCCGGCGTCCGCGAGAAAGCCCAGCACGAAGGCGCCCAGCACCGTGCCTACGTCCCAGGCGCCCGTGAGCGTCGCCATCGCCGCCCCGCGTTCGGCCTCGGGCGCCCGGTCCATCGTCAGGATCGTCAGGCCGGTATGGCCGAAGGCGAAGCCAGCGCCGTAGAGCAAGGCGGCGAGATAGAAGGCG harbors:
- the mutS gene encoding DNA mismatch repair protein MutS; the protein is MSQAFSPVADARLTPARRQYLEIKAECPPDTILLYRLGDFYETFDDDAQRVAEALHITLTSREFGRGVRVPLAGIPHHALNGYLARLLARGFKVAVCEQLSEPGRGIIDRGVVRIVTPGTISQPDLLRPGENSYLAAVCRHEETLALAYVDVTTGEFAATQFAGERAEAALEAELARVAPAECLLAMGEGLPHAGTATRLEARLFEPEAAAETLKRALKVASLEAFGCAGAPAVAGAAGAIVAYLQQTNPDLLGLLDGFRTYTAARYLALDPQSRRNLDLLRSARSGAARGGLAAVLDRTRTAMGGRLLRRVLGQPLLDVTEIQARLDAVAALVSDAPRRRRLGGPLDRLADVERLTGRVCEGTAGARDLHGLAAVLRRAPALREELTPLAALAPVAAELDGVPEAVAMIERGVADADGRLIRRGYDERLDGLLGSVDGAQRTLLELERRERERSGIRSLKVGYTKVFGYYIEVTRPNLAHVPKEYRHKQTLANAERFTTPELRECESQILHSEENAAALEQELFAGLLRELAGQRTRLLRTAGALAQLDVYLALAETAVAHGWTRPALDESLRLEINGGRHPVVEERLPPGEFIPNDCALDAGDDGCQIALITGPNMAGKSTYLRQIALCTVLAQIGSFVPAAAARIGVVDRIFTRIGAQDDISAGQSTFLVEMIETATILRHATRRSLVLLDEVGRGTGTQDGMAIAQAVVEYLHHYVGARTLFATHFHELALLERTLPRLRPFNVAAIEEAGRLVFLHRVRPGGSDRSYGVHVARLAGIPPLVAARAEELLRGNRELGGDREQGTGKRSTDADALLTELAALDVLRISPLEAAARLQELQERAALQLHSRDTPAGQGEPAPAAARG